CACCTCCAGGGCTCGGCCACAGCCATGGCCATGATAGATGGGCACGACTTCGGGGACCGCCTTGGCGATCAGGCGCACCACGCCGTTGGCGCAGGAGACGGATGGAATCACCACGACGTGGTTTCTGATGCCGACCGACCCGTCGGGTCTTTCGTATCCCAGGAATGTCTCCACCTTTTCACCTTCCTTTTTTCTCTTTGATATCCAGATTATGGCTATGGACCCATCCGCCTTTGGTTATCAGCTCTTTGGCTTCGCCGATGATCTCGCCGTACTTGATGACCTCCGCGTTCAAGGCAATGTCCATCAGGGCCACCTTGTGGCTGTAGGGAATATCAGTCAAAGCAGCGAATTTCCGACCGTCCGACAGACAAACGTTCTCGCCCTTCTGGATGTCCTCCAGGGCGATGGCCACATTGTCTTTTGGATTAATCACAATGACGTTTGGTTTCACTTCTGCCTCTCCTTCTTTTACATGGCGATTGCGGAGGTCAGTGTCACCATCAAATACCTGCTGCCTGCAGCATCATTGTCTTCCGCTGGCTCGCGTGGCGCGCGGGCGGGTGCGCTTGCGGCGCCCGGCTG
This genomic window from Candidatus Binatia bacterium contains:
- a CDS encoding UxaA family hydrolase, giving the protein METFLGYERPDGSVGIRNHVVVIPSVSCANGVVRLIAKAVPEVVPIYHGHGCGRALEV
- a CDS encoding UxaA family hydrolase; this encodes MKPNVIVINPKDNVAIALEDIQKGENVCLSDGRKFAALTDIPYSHKVALMDIALNAEVIKYGEIIGEAKELITKGGWVHSHNLDIKEKKGR